The proteins below are encoded in one region of Ostrea edulis chromosome 3, xbOstEdul1.1, whole genome shotgun sequence:
- the LOC125676343 gene encoding acetylcholine receptor subunit alpha-type acr-16-like produces the protein MLVTFIVFSLISGSESYTIDQQTQLHKDVLNGYDRRIRPGIDRSEPLQIDASFYLTTLNTFSESEGRIAIVGAFHLTWIDHRLSWDPTSYGNDLGKTTLFVKDIWTPQLVNWNPYNLLNFIGLNELSCEIYYSGQVYFLPPDLYQATCDADVTNYPFDKQICSLKYYIPGYYIYDINITATSSAFNLDLYTEHGLWDLRETFIQVETASTNFQVISLTLHMKRRTTYYIAGLLLPIVLMNFIQVLVFLLPVESGERLGYCITVLLAVTVFLTIIQDKLPEASEPNVSLLTYKLLADMVIGCGMILAVVIGMRFYHKTDDKEIPGCLQGFANCFYLCCTQKNSNKIDEFAPEKVDLEPRAMTATWYDVGKAFDRVCLTVFFLSLVLNNSI, from the coding sequence ATGTTGGTGACATTCATAGTTTTTTCGCTGATATCGGGATCAGAAAGTTACACGATTGATCAGCAAACCCAGCTACATAAAGATGTTTTAAACGGATACGACAGACGCATTCGTCCTGGAATTGACAGAAGCGAGCCCCTTCAAATCGATGCAAGTTTCTACTTAACCACCCTGAACACATTTTCCGAGAGTGAGGGTAGAATCGCCATTGTGGGCGCTTTCCACCTGACGTGGATAGACCACAGATTGTCATGGGATCCGACGTCTTATGGAAACGATCTCGGCAAAactacattatttgtcaaagaCATATGGACCCCGCAGCTCGTCAACTGGAATCCGTATAATTTACTGAACTTCATTGGTCTAAATGAACTGTCTTGTGAAATATACTACAGCGGGCAGGTGTATTTCCTCCCGCCCGATTTGTACCAAGCCACATGCGATGCTGATGTGACGAACTATCCATTCGATAAACAAATTTGTTCTCTGAAATATTACATTCCTGGTTACTATATTTATGACATCAACATCACGGCTACGTCATCGGCGTTTAATTTGGACTTATACACAGAACACGGATTGTGGGACCTCAGGGAAACTTTTATTCAAGTCGAAACAGCAAGTACCAACTTTCAAGTTATCAGCCTTACACTTCACATGAAGAGGCGGACCACCTATTACATAGCAGGACTTCTTCTACCCATCGTTCTAATGAATTTCATACAAGTCCTCGTGTTCCTACTTCCGGTTGAGTCCGGAGAGCGCTTGGGATACTGTATCACGGTGTTGTTAGCGGTTACGGTTTTCCTCACCATTATTCAGGACAAACTTCCAGAGGCGTCTGAACCAAACGTATCTCTTCTCACATACAAATTATTGGCTGATATGGTCATTGGTTGCGGGATGATACTCGCCGTTGTGATCGGAATGAGATTTTACCACAAGACCGACGACAAAGAAATTCCCGGTTGTTTACAAGGGTTTGCGAATTGCTTTTATTTGTGTTGTACACAAAAAAATTCCAATAAAATCGACGAATTTGCACCGGAGAAAGTTGACTTAGAGCCGAGAGCAATGACTGCCACATGGTATGACGTGGGAAAGGCATTTGACAGGGTGTGTTTAACGGTGTTCTTTCTGTCGTTGGTACtgaataattcaatt